The Rhodoferax sediminis genome has a segment encoding these proteins:
- the aroQ gene encoding type II 3-dehydroquinate dehydratase, protein MKTALVLNGPNLNLLGTREPAVYGSQTLADVKALCVQACASHNLALDFRQSNHEGELIDWIHEAGRAQAAGTLAGVVLNAGAYTHTSVALHDAIKGAGVTLIELHISNVHAREAFRHHSYISPAAKAVMAGFGVQGYALAISGLAGLAGL, encoded by the coding sequence ATGAAAACTGCTCTCGTCCTCAACGGCCCCAATCTCAACCTGCTCGGCACGCGTGAGCCAGCCGTATACGGCTCGCAAACGCTGGCCGACGTGAAGGCGCTGTGTGTGCAGGCCTGCGCCAGCCACAACCTGGCGCTCGACTTTCGCCAGAGCAATCATGAAGGCGAGCTGATCGACTGGATTCACGAGGCCGGCCGCGCACAGGCCGCGGGCACGCTGGCCGGCGTGGTGCTGAACGCCGGCGCCTACACCCACACCAGCGTTGCACTGCACGACGCCATCAAGGGAGCGGGCGTCACGCTGATCGAGCTGCACATCTCCAACGTGCATGCGCGCGAGGCGTTTCGCCATCACTCCTACATCTCGCCGGCGGCCAAGGCCGTGATGGCCGGGTTCGGGGTGCAAGGGTATGCGCTGGCCATTTCTGGTCTGGCGGGTTTGGCGGGACTTTGA